Proteins encoded together in one Prunus dulcis chromosome 3, ALMONDv2, whole genome shotgun sequence window:
- the LOC117620863 gene encoding serine/threonine-protein phosphatase 7 inactive homolog: MPGEDMDRRKERMKSDCKKIMESINAMCFENLNDEQVHSLVMMREIARGVVNNRVEKVTAGDVKKALSSSIEKMVDSCRDVVNILGRLSCDGLGEEEVEKVLRMKEIAMGIVSKRPRVVTMLGCEPSELGDGADDDDTSDKDVWSGGVEAELRNEDGQPELMESPVYGVTHTSNGHVQIGGLGAERTMVEDKYAEMEAVSKNEDGWNELGGSVFEATMDTGHEEQLGRVEGLMFEDDCLVVVADEFESEDCQGEVQKSLSSSTFQQSLSWPLDDRLTLEWVQGMMSALEQSPVDFQSVLSISVVDKLIDTATSILCKEPNCVAVDCHGEDSRVVVVGDIRGQFRDLLSLFEHAGFPSDKQFYVFNGNYVDRGSRGLDVFLVLLAWKVLMPCRVYLLRGNHESKYCTSVLGFEVEVETKFGNQGEYVYNKCLDCFKELPLASIVANCVYTTHGGLFRSMRATSLRRSKRKREERLELGSLEDLSKVQRSLIDAPDEGPNIILTDVLWSDPSKEDGLVEKSFRERGLWWGPECTEDFLKQSNLKLIIRSHEGPDVRADQDEFGDMLSGYSLDHVGESGKLYTLFSASDYPQLDEKRYNNEGVYALLEPPNLEFPSFYSLKAIGRTKVDPCVVDAADKDLVVVGEPDFGLMSATGATSLSQTSFPPGISSEVNFKALGISNPPSWSVMLADDAGGTQLVQVPKAPVVEGLPLPSDLQEPHQAAYKYFLELIAGLKHMLSTREVEDRVHESAIQKRARHQMGTPQEVNLKPEE; encoded by the exons ATGCCCGGCGAAG ACATGGACCGTCGAAAAGAGAGAATGAAAAGCGACTGCAAGAAGATCATGGAGAGCATAAACGCAATGTGTTTTGAGAACCTAAACGACGAGCAAGTGCATTCACTGGTGATGATGAGGGAAATCGCACGCGGAGTTGTGAACAATCGAGTTGAGAAGGTGACCGCCGGTGACGTAAAAAAGGCCTTGTCTTCCAGTATTGAGAAGATG GTGGATTCGTGTAGGGACGTGGTGAACATTTTGGGAAGGCTTTCGTGTGATGGGTTGGGTGAGGAAGAGGTGGAAAAGGTGTTGAGGATGAAGGAGATTGCAATGGGGATTGTGAGTAAACGTCCCAGAGTTGTAACCATGCTGGGTTGTGAACCTAGTGAACTG GGTGATGGggctgatgatgatgatacaAGTGACAAGGATGTGTGGAGTGGAGGGGTAGAAGCTGAGTTAAGAAATGAAGATGGTCAGCCTGAGCTGATGGAAAGCCCTGTTTATGGGGTAACGCACACGTCCAATGGGCATGTCCAGATTGGAGGGCTAGGTGCTGAGAGGACGATGGTTGAGGATAAGTATGCAGAGATGGAAGCGGTTTCCAAGAATGAAGATGGTTGGAATGAGTTGGGAGGAAGTGTTTTTGAGGCGACAATGGATACTGGCCATGAGGAGCAGCTTGGCAGGGTAGAAGGTTTGATGTTTGAAGATGACTGCCTCGTGGTAGTAGCTGATGAGTTTGAGAGTGAAGATTGTCAAGGTGAGGTGCAGAAATCATTGTCGTCCTCAACCTTTCAGCAGTCTCTTTCCTGGCCTTTGGACGACAGGTTAACCTTAGAGTGGGTTCAGGGAATGATGTCTGCTCTTGAGCAGTCACCAGTGGATTTTCAATCTGTTCTGTCAATTTCTGTTGTGGATAAATTGATTGATACTGCCACAAGTATCCTCTGCAAGGAGCCGAATTGTGTGGCAGTGGATTGCCATGGAGAGGATTCAAGAGTTGTTGTAGTTGGTGACATTCGTGGACAGTTCCGTGATTTACTCAGTCTCTTTGAACATGCTGGTTTTCCCTCTGACAAgcaattttatgtttttaatgGAAATTATGTTGATAGAGGATCACGGGGCTTGGATGTGTTTCTGGTCTTGCTGGCTTGGAAG gtCTTGATGCCTTGTAGAGTATATCTACTTCGTGGGAACCACGAGTCTAAATATTGCACATCCGTTTTGGGGTTTGAGGTGGAGGTTGAGACCAAATTTGGTAATCAAGGTGAATATGTCTACAATAAATGCCTTGACTGCTTTAAGGAACTCCCTCTGGCTTCGATCGTAGCCAATTGTGTATATACCACTCATGGAGGTCTTTTTCGGAGCATGCGTGCTACCTCTTTGAGAAGGTCTAAAAGAAAGAGGGAAGAACGGCTGGAACTAGGTTCTTTAGAAGATTTATCTAAGGTTCAAAGATCTCTTATAGATGCTCCAGATGAAGGTCCAAATATAATACTGACTGATGTGTTATGGTCAGATCCATCAAAGGAGGATGGTCTAGTTGAAAAATCATTTCGAGAACGGGGTCTTTGGTGGGGTCCTGAATGCACTGAGGATTTTCTAAAGCAGTCCAACTTAAAG TTGATCATAAGATCACATGAAGGCCCAGATGTAAGGGCAGATCAAGATGAATTTGGTGACATGCTAAGTGGGTACAGTTTAGATCATGTTGGAGAGTCAGGAAAACTGTACACTCTGTTTAGTGCTTCAGATTACCCACAG TTGGATGAAAAGAGGTATAACAATGAAGGAGTCTATGCTTTATTGGAGCCTCCTAATTTGGAATTTCCTTCATTCTACTCATTGAAGGCTATAGGAAGGACGAAG GTAGATCCTTGTGTTGTTGATGCTGCTGACAAAGATTTGGTAGTTGTTGGTGAACCAGACTTCGGATTAATG TCTGCAACTGGTGCCACTTCTTTGTCTCAAACATCTTTTCCACCTGGGATTAGTTCTGAGGTTAACTTCAAGGCTTTGGGCATTTCCAATCCCCCTTCTTGGAGTGTTATGTTAGCAGATGATGCAGGTGGAACCCAACTTGTCCAAGTTCCAAAGGCTCCTGTCGTGGAAGGATTGCCTCTGCCTTCAGACTTACAG GAGCCTCACCAGGCTGCTTACAAGTATTTCTTGGAGCTTATTGCTGGTCTGAAGCATATGCTTTCAACACGG GAGGTTGAGGATCGGGTCCATGAGTCAGCCATCCAAAAGAGAGCTCGGCACCAAATGGGGACACCGCAGGAGGTCAACTTGAAGCCTGAGGAGTAG
- the LOC117620864 gene encoding protein MAIN-LIKE 2-like — MEMESHINPGPIYKSVLYDQDNHISSAIWNGQERGVLRCHEHTSMLEQWRLTPKQAELVEKAGFSYFRSIPTIVLDNSLISALVERWRRETNTFHLPVGEMTVTLEDVALILGLPIDGNPVIGVPVKTPHSVCEDLLGKAPKDLNGGMLKLNWLRECFSRCPDDAPVEEIERHTRAYLLYLVGCTIFSTTTGNKVSVTFLPLFEKFDEAGKYAWGAAALAFLYRALGNASLKSQGTISGSLTLLQCWSYYHLNIGQPKFNEEPNHSYFPFALRWKGRSTGSRSKTNIVAYRKALDSLQPSDVKWFPYKDFDYTVIPEGIKNKMILRTSKTMLICFGKAERHLPDRCLRQFGMPQPIPEDVQIWERKIPAVDQGVDLSKDMESGGKGKMRSEIREWLERRLHILEGEEGVDESTYTEWYENITRKFVGRPESLESEFQRIAAAMREIANIADSLLVEQMEFQDRKLLDEIKSTVHVCLTDVVGNSKNGRCKNAVKRKREGG; from the exons ATGGAGATGGAGTCGCATATAAATCCTGGACCAATTTATAAGTCTGTACTTTATGATCAAGATAATCATATCTCTTCAGCAATTTGGAATGGACAG GAGCGTGGTGTTCTTAGATGTCATGAACACACTTCAATGCTCGAACAATGGAGACTCACACCTAAACAGGCTGAGTTGGTTGAGAAGGCCGGATTTAGCTACTTTAGATCAATACCAACAATTGTTCTTGACAATTCACTCATCTCGGCACTTGTTGAGAGGTGGAGGAGAGAAACAAATACATTTCATTTGCCTGTTGGAGAAATGACTGTAACTCTTGAAGATGTTGCACTTATACTTGGGCTACCAATTGATGGAAATCCTGTTATAGGTGTACCAGTGAAGACGCCTCACTCAGTATGTGAAGACTTACTCGGGAAAGCACCGAAGGACCTAAATGGAGGAATGTTGAAGCTAAATTGGTTGAGAGAGTGCTTTTCTAGATGTCCTGATGATGCACCAGTTGAAGAGATTGAGCGCCATACACGTGCTTACCTCCTATATCTTGTGGGTTGCACAATATTTTCCACAACTACTGGGAATAAAGTATCTGTTACATTTCTTCCATTGTTTGAAAAGTTTGATGAAGCTGGAAAATATGCATGGGGTGCAGCAGCATTGGCGTTCCTCTATAGAGCTCTTGGTAATGCCTCCCTTAAATCTCAAGGCACAATCAGTGGCTCTTTGACACTACTGCAG TGTTGGAGTTATTATCACCTGAATATTGGCCAACCAAAGTTCAATGAAGAGCCAAACCATAGTTATTTTCCATTTGCTCTTAGGTGGAAAGGAAGATCAACGGGATCAAGATCAAAAACCAACATTGTTGCCTACCGCAAGGCCTTGGATTCACTTCAACCTTCTGAT GTTAAGTGGTTTCCATACAAAGATTTTGATTACACAGTTATACCCGAAGGTATAAAAAATAAGATGATTTTACGGACTTCAAAAACTATGTTGATATGCTTTGGCAAGGCAGAAAGACACCTCCCTGATCGTTGTCTTAGACAGTTTGGCATGCCTCAACCTATCCCAGAGGATGTCCAGATATGGGAGAGGAAGATTCCTGCAGTTGATCAGGGGGTAGACTTGTCAAAGGATATGGAGTCAGGGGGCAAAGGGAAAATGCGCTCAGAGATTAGGGAATGGTTGGAGCGTCGACTCCATATTCTGGAAGGTGAGGAAGGTGTTGATGAAAGCACGTACACGGAGTGGTATGAGAATATTACCCGTAAATTTGTGGGAAGGCCTGAATCTTTAGAATCTGAGTTTCAGAGAATA GCTGCTGCTATGAGAGAAATTGCAAACATAGCTGATTCATTGTTAGTAGAACAGATGGAATTCCAAGATAGGAAGTTGCTTGATGAAATCAAGAGCACAGTGCATGTCTGTTTGACAGACGTTGTTGGGAATTCCAAAAATGGTAGGTGTAAGAATGCTGTCAAACGTAAGCGGGAGGGAGGATAA
- the LOC117622528 gene encoding sodium/potassium/calcium exchanger 1, giving the protein MAMEIEVEDHSKLILEKGHKAVFGRGNGFSTNDRTVSRRHVLFEFEHKSANQTEPSVSFEVLGKNPIWVRSQKDGGVRVFRRSEKGEVAAGDWFCVSGKRPVWFRVRNVEVDEREKRVLESDSELAEDLQSGSELEGLDVSGIDPVKEFGFVVMGHEFDPYPKQMICDVKKWNWFLEEPRKESENDDEFEQKERKGAPRKRKKGEENEDEEWTGESEADEELVAKFRKVNKTKYSTRSKASFKPQKDTKCGSKSSVLKKKTTSLGEEDETLGGFIVGEEDLEEEEELEETDEDEEEEEFVEEDDDEEE; this is encoded by the exons ATGGCAATGGAAATTGAAGTAGAAGACCATTCGAAACTCATACTGGAGAAGGGTCATAAGGCTGTGTTTGGAAGAGGAAATGGGTTCAGCACCAACGACCGTACAGTGTCTCGTCGTCACGTTTTGTTCGAATTTGAACACAAAAGCGCGAACCAAACAGAACCCAGCGTTTCATTTGAGGTTCTAGGGAAGAATCCCATATGGGTCCGGAGCCAAAAGGATGGGGGAGTTAGGGTTTTCAGGAGGTCGGAGAAGGGTGAGGTGGCGGCCGGTGATTGGTTCTGCGTGTCTGGGAAGAGACCCGTTTGGTTCAGAGTGAGAAATGTTGAGgtggatgagagagagaaaagggttTTGGAGAGTGACAGTGAGTTGGCTGAGGATTTGCAAAGTGGGTCTGAATTGGAAGGTCTTGATGTCTCAGGCATTGACCCTGTCAAAG agtttggttttgttgtAATGGGGCATGAGTTTGATCCCTATCCCAAACAAATGATCTGTGATGTAAAGAAGTGGAACTGGTTTCTTGAGGAACCTAGAAAAGAAAGCGAAAATGATGACGAATTTGAGCAGAAGGAGAGGAAGGGTGCGCcgagaaagaggaaaaaaggCGAAGAAAATGAGGATGAGGAGTGGACGGGGGAGAGTGAAGCTGATGAGGAGCTTGTTGCAAAGTTTAGAAAGGTAAATAAGACAAAATATTCTACAAGATCGAAGGCCAGTTTCAAACCTCAGAAGGATACAAAATGTGGTAGTAAAAGCTCtgtgctgaagaagaagactacTAGTTTgggtgaagaagatgaaacaCTTGGAGGCTTCATTGTTGGTGAGGAGgacttggaagaagaagaagaactaGAAGAAACCgatgaagacgaagaagaagaggaatttgttgaagaagatgatgatgaagaagagtAG
- the LOC117621420 gene encoding heterogeneous nuclear ribonucleoprotein 1 isoform X1 produces the protein MEDFPERSRFDDNQIAYNGNEEFEQPPEQQYEEFEQPPEQQFDSGRGFETNHNVDSEGNEFRDSFNHRDSAAGKLFVGGVSWETTEEAFTNYFSKYGEIADSVIMIDKHSGRPRGFGFVTFADPGVVDSVLEEEHVIDGRVVEVKRTVPREDMGFKGISKRKKIFVGGIPTSLTDDELGEYFSTYGSIVEHQIMVDHKTGRSRGFGFVTFENEDALDKVFSEGKIHELGGKQVEIKKAEPKRGGGDFSGSAPKSYGGLGGAAAGYGAYNSASRYNGKMGRGYGGGGYPTYGTYNNYGGNYAGSYAGFYGGYGGYGYGFGYGGPMYGNAGYAASAYGMPAGYGGNTAYGGGRGYGNGAVGRGGGSGGGSYGSGRGYDRSGGSTTGRYHPYQK, from the exons ATGGAAGATTTTCCTGAACGCAGTCGTTTCGACGACAACCAAATCGCCTACAATGGAAACGAAGAATTTGAACAACCACCAGAGCAACAATATGAAGAATTTGAACAACCACCAGAGCAACAATTTGATTCGGGGCGTGGTTTTGAAACGAATCATAACGTAGATAGTGAAGGCAATGAGTTTAGGGATTCATTCAATCATCGTGATTCGGCTGCGGG AAAACTATTTGTAGGAGGCGTTTCTTGGGAGACGACTGAAG AGGCCTTTACCAATTACTTCAGCAAGTATGGAGAAATAGCAGATTCTGTTATAATGATTGATAAACATTCTGGGAGGCCAAGGGGGTTTGGGTTTGTAACATTTGCTGATCCAGGGGTTGTTGATTCGGTTTTGGAGGAAGAACATGTCATAGATGGCAGAGTG GTGGAGGTAAAGAGGACAGTCCCGAGGGAGGATATGGGGTTTAAGGGGATAtcgaaaagaaagaagattttTGTTGGTGGAATACCAACGTCTTTGACTGATG ATGAGTTGGGGGAATATTTCTCTACATATGGTAGCATTGTTGAGCACCAGATTATGGTAGATCATAAAACTGGGAGGTCTAGAGGATTTGGGTTTGTCACTTTTGAGAATGAAGATGCTCTTGACAAGGTATTTTCTGAGGGCAAGATACACGAACTTGGAGGCAAACAG GTGGAAATAAAAAAGGCTGAACCTAAAAGGGGTGGTGGTGATTTCAGTGGCAGTGCTCCCAAGTCATATGGTGGCTTAGGTGGTGCTGCAGCTGGATATGGTGCATATAATTCTGCAAGTCGGTACAATGGAAAAATGGGCAGGGGCTATGGTGGAGGTGGGTATCCCACCTATGGTACTTACAATAATTATGGTGGAAACTATGCTGGAAGCTATGCGGGTTTCTACGGTGGCTATGGTGGATATGGATATGGATTTGGGTATGGTGGACCCATGTATGGCAATGCTGGATATGCGGCCAGTGCATATGGCATGCCTGCTGGTTATGGTGGGAATACTGCCTATGGTGGTGGTAGAGGGTATGGAAATGGTGCTGTTGGCCGTGGTGGTGGTAGCGGCGGTGGAAGTTATGGTTCTGGTAGAGGATATGATCGGAGTGGTGGTTCTACGACCGGAAGATATCATCCTTATCAAAAGTGA
- the LOC117621420 gene encoding heterogeneous nuclear ribonucleoprotein 1 isoform X2 yields MSLGIHSIIVIRLREAFTNYFSKYGEIADSVIMIDKHSGRPRGFGFVTFADPGVVDSVLEEEHVIDGRVVEVKRTVPREDMGFKGISKRKKIFVGGIPTSLTDDELGEYFSTYGSIVEHQIMVDHKTGRSRGFGFVTFENEDALDKVFSEGKIHELGGKQVEIKKAEPKRGGGDFSGSAPKSYGGLGGAAAGYGAYNSASRYNGKMGRGYGGGGYPTYGTYNNYGGNYAGSYAGFYGGYGGYGYGFGYGGPMYGNAGYAASAYGMPAGYGGNTAYGGGRGYGNGAVGRGGGSGGGSYGSGRGYDRSGGSTTGRYHPYQK; encoded by the exons ATGAGTTTAGGGATTCATTCAATCATCGTGATTCGGCTGCGGG AGGCCTTTACCAATTACTTCAGCAAGTATGGAGAAATAGCAGATTCTGTTATAATGATTGATAAACATTCTGGGAGGCCAAGGGGGTTTGGGTTTGTAACATTTGCTGATCCAGGGGTTGTTGATTCGGTTTTGGAGGAAGAACATGTCATAGATGGCAGAGTG GTGGAGGTAAAGAGGACAGTCCCGAGGGAGGATATGGGGTTTAAGGGGATAtcgaaaagaaagaagattttTGTTGGTGGAATACCAACGTCTTTGACTGATG ATGAGTTGGGGGAATATTTCTCTACATATGGTAGCATTGTTGAGCACCAGATTATGGTAGATCATAAAACTGGGAGGTCTAGAGGATTTGGGTTTGTCACTTTTGAGAATGAAGATGCTCTTGACAAGGTATTTTCTGAGGGCAAGATACACGAACTTGGAGGCAAACAG GTGGAAATAAAAAAGGCTGAACCTAAAAGGGGTGGTGGTGATTTCAGTGGCAGTGCTCCCAAGTCATATGGTGGCTTAGGTGGTGCTGCAGCTGGATATGGTGCATATAATTCTGCAAGTCGGTACAATGGAAAAATGGGCAGGGGCTATGGTGGAGGTGGGTATCCCACCTATGGTACTTACAATAATTATGGTGGAAACTATGCTGGAAGCTATGCGGGTTTCTACGGTGGCTATGGTGGATATGGATATGGATTTGGGTATGGTGGACCCATGTATGGCAATGCTGGATATGCGGCCAGTGCATATGGCATGCCTGCTGGTTATGGTGGGAATACTGCCTATGGTGGTGGTAGAGGGTATGGAAATGGTGCTGTTGGCCGTGGTGGTGGTAGCGGCGGTGGAAGTTATGGTTCTGGTAGAGGATATGATCGGAGTGGTGGTTCTACGACCGGAAGATATCATCCTTATCAAAAGTGA
- the LOC117621421 gene encoding glyoxylate/succinic semialdehyde reductase 2, chloroplastic encodes MSFLVKTTNCHHLSSTAMALCSSFCPHLPNHFGGRPAYSFPTKPLSFSFKAFSSQASNASSKDELTTRVGFLGLGIMGSPMAQNLIKSGCDVTVWNRTKSKCDPLISLGAKYKPSPEEVAASCDVTFAMLADPESAVDVALGKHGAANGLNSGKGYVDVSTVDGATSKLISGHIKSTGASFLEAPVSGSKKPAEDGQLIFLAAGDKSLYQIAAPLLDVMGKSRFYLGDVGNGAAMKLVVNMIMGSMMASFSEGLLLTEKIGLDPKVLVEVISQGAISAPMYSVKGPSMIQSLYPTAFPLKHQQKDLRLALGLAESVSQSTPIAAAANELYKVAKSHGLSDKDFSAVIEALKPKLQQ; translated from the exons ATGTCGTTTTTGGTCAAGACCACTAACTGTCACCATTTATCTTCCACTGCCATGGCATTGTGTTCAAGCTTTTGCCCTCATCTTCCAAACCACTTTGGAGGGAGACCTGCTTACTCATTCCCAACAAAaccactttctttttctttcaaggcTTTCTCTTCTCAAGCATCCAATGCTTCATCCAAAG ATGAATTGACAACTCGTGTGGGTTTCCTTGGCCTCGGAATTATGGGTTCTCCGATGGCACAGAACCTCATAAAATCTGG GTGTGATGTGACTGTTTGGAATAGGACCAAGAGCAAATGTGATCCACTCATCAGCTTAGGTGCAAA ATATAAACCCTCTCCTGAGGAAGTCGCTGCATCTTGTGATGTCACATTTGCCATGCTTGCTGACCCTGAAAGTGCT GTTGATGTTGCTTTGGGGAAGCATGGAGCTGCAAATGGGTTGAATTCAGGAAAAGG GTATGTGGATGTTTCAACTGTTGATGGTGCAACTTCAAAATTGATTAGTGGACATATCAAATCCACTGGGGCATCATTTTTGGAG GCTCCAGTTTCGGGCTCAAAAAAGCCAGCAGAAGATGGACAACTAATTTTTCTCGCTGCAG GTGACAAATCTCTCTATCAAATAGCAGCACCGCTTTTAGATGTCATGGGGAAG TCAAGATTTTACCTCGGGGATGTCGGAAATGGTGCTGCTATGAAACTTGTTGTGAACATGATCATGGGAAG TATGATGGCATCATTTTCTGAAGGCTTGCTTCTCACTGAGAAAATAGGACTGGACCCAAAAGTACTAGTTGAG GTCATCTCGCAAGGAGCCATTAGTGCACCAATGTACTCGGTCAAGGGCCCATCAATGATTCAGTCCCTCTATCCTACTGCATTTCCCTTGAAGCATCAACAAAAG GACCTGAGGCTTGCTCTGGGATTAGCAGAATCTGTTTCCCAATCCACGCCAATCGCAGCGGCTGCAAATGAACTATACAAGGTAGCAAAATCACATGGGCTCAGCGACAAGGACTTTTCAGCTGTCATTGAAGCGTTGAAACCAAAGTTGCAGCAATAG
- the LOC117622969 gene encoding nucleosome assembly protein 1;4 isoform X1, with translation MSSNKDTFDMSDLGSSLPAAAAALSAEDRAGLVNALKNKLQSLAGQHTDILETLPPSVRKRVEVLREIQGQHDELEEKYFEEKAALEAKYQKLYEPLYTKRYDIVNGVTEVEGVKNEDAPDQEGDKATEEKGVPDFWLTAMKTNEVLSEEITERDEGALKYLKDIKWCRIDKPKGFKLEFFFDPNPYFKNSVLSKIYHMIDEDNEPILEKAIGTEIEWYPGKSLTQKLLKKKPRKGSKNAKPMTKTEDCPSFFNFFSPPQVPDDDDDIDDDTAEELQSQMEQDYDIGSTIRDKIIPHAVSWFTGEAVQGDEFEDLEDDDDDDVDENDDDDDEEEEEDGEDDDDDDDDDEEEEDKGRKKPSAGSKKSGRAQGAEGQQGERPPECKQQ, from the exons ATGAGCAGCAACAAAGATACCTTCGACATGTCCGACCTCGGCTCCTCCCTCCCCGCCGCTGCCGCCG CTCTTAGTGCAGAGGATCGTGCTGGTCTTGTTAATGCTCTTAAG AATAAGCTTCAGAGCTTGGCTGGACAGCATACTGACATATTGGAAACTTTGCCACCTTCGGTCAGGAAGCGTGTTGAGGTTTTGAGAGAGATACAG GGCCAACATGATGAGCTGGAAGAGAAATATTTTGAGGAGAAAGCTGCATTGGAAGCAAAATACCAGAAGCTTTATGAACCTCTCTACACAAAG AGATATGACATTGTTAATGGTGTAACTGAAGTCGAAGGAGTGAAAAATGAAGATGCACCAGACCAAGAAGGAGATAAGGCCACTGAAG AGAAAGGAGTGCCTGACTTTTGGCTGACCGCAATGAAGACTAATGAAGTACTTTCTGAGGAG ATTACAGAGCGTGATGAAGGTGCACTCAAGTATCTCAAAGATATCAAGTGGTGTAGGATAGACAAGCCAAAAGGATTCAAGCTGGAGTTCTTCTTTGATCCTAATCCGTATTTCAAAAATTCTGTCCTGTCAAAAATATATCACATGATTGATGAGGACAATGAGCCTATTTTAGAAAAGGCGATTGG GACTGAGATTGAATGGTATCCGGGGAAAAGCTTGACACAGAAGCTTCTCAAGAAGAAGCCAAGAAAGGGATCAAAGAATGCGAAGCCCATGACCAAAACTGAAGATTGTCCAAGCTTCTTCAACTTCTTTAGCCCTCCTCAGGTCCCTGATGACGATGATGATATCGATGATGATACT GCTGAAGAACTCCAAAGCCAGATGGAGCAGGATTATGATATTGG TTCAACAATTCGAGACAAAATCATTCCTCACGCAGTATCATGGTTCACTGGAGAGGCTGTTCAAGGGGATGAGTTTGAAGATTTAGAagatgacgatgatgatgacgTTGATgagaatgatgatgatgatgatgaggaagaagaggaagatggtGAGGACGATGATGACGATGACGATGACgatgaggaagaggaagataaGGGCAGGAAAAAG CCATCTGCTGGATCTAAG AAAAGTGGTAGGGCACAAGGTGCGGAAGGTCAGCAAGGGGAGCGCCCTCCCGAGTGCAAGCAACAATAG
- the LOC117622969 gene encoding nucleosome assembly protein 1;4 isoform X2, with the protein MSSNKDTFDMSDLGSSLPAAAAALSAEDRAGLVNALKNKLQSLAGQHTDILETLPPSVRKRVEVLREIQGQHDELEEKYFEEKAALEAKYQKLYEPLYTKRYDIVNGVTEVEGVKNEDAPDQEGDKATEEKGVPDFWLTAMKTNEVLSEEITERDEGALKYLKDIKWCRIDKPKGFKLEFFFDPNPYFKNSVLSKIYHMIDEDNEPILEKAIGTEIEWYPGKSLTQKLLKKKPRKGSKNAKPMTKTEDCPSFFNFFSPPQVPDDDDDIDDDTAEELQSQMEQDYDIGSTIRDKIIPHAVSWFTGEAVQGDEFEDLEDDDDDDVDENDDDDDEEEEEDGEDDDDDDDDDEEEEDKGRKKPSAGSKV; encoded by the exons ATGAGCAGCAACAAAGATACCTTCGACATGTCCGACCTCGGCTCCTCCCTCCCCGCCGCTGCCGCCG CTCTTAGTGCAGAGGATCGTGCTGGTCTTGTTAATGCTCTTAAG AATAAGCTTCAGAGCTTGGCTGGACAGCATACTGACATATTGGAAACTTTGCCACCTTCGGTCAGGAAGCGTGTTGAGGTTTTGAGAGAGATACAG GGCCAACATGATGAGCTGGAAGAGAAATATTTTGAGGAGAAAGCTGCATTGGAAGCAAAATACCAGAAGCTTTATGAACCTCTCTACACAAAG AGATATGACATTGTTAATGGTGTAACTGAAGTCGAAGGAGTGAAAAATGAAGATGCACCAGACCAAGAAGGAGATAAGGCCACTGAAG AGAAAGGAGTGCCTGACTTTTGGCTGACCGCAATGAAGACTAATGAAGTACTTTCTGAGGAG ATTACAGAGCGTGATGAAGGTGCACTCAAGTATCTCAAAGATATCAAGTGGTGTAGGATAGACAAGCCAAAAGGATTCAAGCTGGAGTTCTTCTTTGATCCTAATCCGTATTTCAAAAATTCTGTCCTGTCAAAAATATATCACATGATTGATGAGGACAATGAGCCTATTTTAGAAAAGGCGATTGG GACTGAGATTGAATGGTATCCGGGGAAAAGCTTGACACAGAAGCTTCTCAAGAAGAAGCCAAGAAAGGGATCAAAGAATGCGAAGCCCATGACCAAAACTGAAGATTGTCCAAGCTTCTTCAACTTCTTTAGCCCTCCTCAGGTCCCTGATGACGATGATGATATCGATGATGATACT GCTGAAGAACTCCAAAGCCAGATGGAGCAGGATTATGATATTGG TTCAACAATTCGAGACAAAATCATTCCTCACGCAGTATCATGGTTCACTGGAGAGGCTGTTCAAGGGGATGAGTTTGAAGATTTAGAagatgacgatgatgatgacgTTGATgagaatgatgatgatgatgatgaggaagaagaggaagatggtGAGGACGATGATGACGATGACGATGACgatgaggaagaggaagataaGGGCAGGAAAAAG CCATCTGCTGGATCTAAGGTGTGA